The Cervus canadensis isolate Bull #8, Minnesota chromosome X, ASM1932006v1, whole genome shotgun sequence genome contains a region encoding:
- the TSPAN6 gene encoding tetraspanin-6: protein MASPSRRLQTKPVITCFKSVLLIYTFIFWITGVILLAVGIWGKVSLENYFSLLNEKATNVPFVLIGTGTVIILLGTFGCFATCRASAWMLKLYAMFLTLIFLVELVAAIVGFVFRHEIKNSFKNNYEKALKQYNATGDYRSDAVDKIQSMLHCCGVTNYRDWKDTNYYSEKGFPKSCCKLEDCSPQRDADKVNNEGCFIMVMTIIESEMGVVAGISFGVACFQLIGIFLAYCLSRAITNNQYEIV from the exons ATGGCGTCCCCTTCTCGGAGGCTGCAGACCAAACCGGTCATCACTTGTTTCAAGAGTGTCCTGTTGATCTACACATTCATCTTCTGG ATCACTGGTGTTATCCTTCTTGCCGTTGGCATTTGGGGCAAGGTGAGCCTAGagaattatttttcccttttaaatgagAAGGCCACCAATGTTCCCTTTGTGCTCATTGGCACTGGCACTGTCATTATTCTTTTGGGCACCTTTGGCTGTTTTGCTACCTGCCGAGCTTCTGCATGGATGCTGAAACTG TATGCAATGTTTCTGACTCTCATTTTTTTGGTTGAACTGGTCGCTGCTATCGTAGGATTTGTTTTCAGACATGAG ATTAAGAACAGCTTTAAGAATAATTATGAAAAAGCTTTAAAGCAATATAACGCTACGGGAGATTATAGAAGTGATGCAGTAGACAAGATCCAAAGCATG ttgcattGTTGTGGTGTCACCAACTATAGAGATTGGAAGGATACTAATTATTACTCAGAAAAAGGATTTCCCAAAAGCTGCTGTAAACTTGAAGATTGTTCTCCTCAGAGAGATGCAGATAAAGTAAACAATGAA GGTTGTTTTATAATGGTGATGACCATTATAGAGTCAGAAATGGGAGTTGTTGCCGGAATTTCTTTTGGAGTCGCTTGCTTCCAG ctGATTGGAATCTTTCTAGCCTACTGCCTCTCTCGTGCCATTACAAATAACCAGTATGAGATAGTGTAA